A single Bacillota bacterium DNA region contains:
- a CDS encoding PTS sugar transporter subunit IIA, whose amino-acid sequence MRVRPASGGGRTLAWRGGLTDVVGVVLVSHGPLAEGLKGAAEMIVGPQERLAAVGMDAAADVEALRAEIEGALARVSEGADGGLILADMLGGSPSNASGYAALAGTPVICGVNLPMLLEVLMRRESAGPLELAAAALEAGRQGVTDLGARLSGGAG is encoded by the coding sequence ATGAGGGTGCGTCCCGCCTCCGGCGGCGGGCGCACCCTCGCCTGGCGGGGGGGTCTGACCGACGTGGTGGGCGTGGTCCTGGTCTCGCACGGCCCGCTGGCCGAGGGGCTGAAGGGGGCGGCCGAGATGATCGTCGGCCCCCAGGAGCGTCTGGCGGCTGTCGGCATGGATGCGGCGGCCGACGTCGAAGCGTTGCGGGCGGAGATCGAGGGCGCGCTCGCCCGCGTCTCGGAAGGCGCGGACGGCGGCCTGATCCTGGCCGACATGCTGGGCGGCAGCCCGTCCAACGCCAGCGGCTACGCGGCCCTGGCCGGCACGCCGGTCATCTGCGGCGTCAACCTGCCCATGCTGCTCGAGGTGCTCATGCGCCGCGAGTCGGCGGGCCCGCTGGAGCTGGCGGCCGCAGCGCTGGAGGCGGGCCGCCAGGGGGTCACCGACCTGGGCGCCCGCCTCTCGGGGGGCGCGGGCTGA
- a CDS encoding SIS domain-containing protein — protein MTGATEKGSERVALFAERVSGMIRAAAEEQGEAIGQAARLVAESLARGGLLHLLGTGHSHLLAEEIYSRAGGLLPVQVIESAPLMLHEDAVASGDWEKLPGVAAILLEHAAVDPERDVLLVISNSGRNAVPVEAAEWARSRGMPVIALTSLAHSRSVASLAPSGRRLFEVADVVLDNLGEPGDAVMELRPGLRVAATSTVVGAWLLQALVLATAERLLEEGAEPPVLRSGNVPGAEEANRALLLRWTGRLPDAYERLRRSVAKGVGADDGKA, from the coding sequence ATGACCGGGGCGACGGAGAAGGGGTCGGAACGGGTGGCGCTCTTCGCCGAGCGGGTGAGCGGCATGATCCGGGCGGCCGCCGAGGAGCAGGGCGAGGCGATCGGGCAGGCCGCCCGGCTGGTGGCGGAAAGCCTCGCGCGGGGCGGTCTCCTCCACCTGCTGGGCACCGGCCACTCCCACCTGCTGGCCGAGGAGATCTACTCCCGGGCAGGCGGCCTGCTCCCGGTGCAGGTGATCGAGTCGGCGCCGCTCATGCTCCATGAGGACGCGGTCGCCTCCGGCGACTGGGAGAAGCTGCCCGGCGTGGCCGCCATCCTCCTGGAGCATGCGGCCGTCGACCCGGAGCGGGACGTGCTCCTGGTCATCTCCAACTCCGGCCGGAACGCCGTGCCGGTGGAGGCGGCGGAATGGGCGCGGAGCCGCGGGATGCCGGTCATCGCCCTGACCTCGCTCGCCCACTCGCGCTCGGTCGCCTCGCTGGCGCCCTCGGGGCGGCGGCTCTTCGAGGTGGCCGACGTGGTCCTGGACAACCTGGGCGAGCCGGGGGACGCGGTGATGGAGCTGCGTCCGGGCCTGCGCGTGGCCGCCACCTCGACGGTGGTCGGCGCCTGGCTCCTCCAGGCGCTGGTCCTGGCCACCGCGGAGCGGTTGCTGGAGGAAGGGGCGGAGCCGCCGGTCCTCCGCTCGGGCAACGTCCCGGGCGCCGAGGAAGCCAACCGCGCGTTGCTCCTGCGCTGGACGGGCAGGCTTCCTGACGCGTACGAGCGGCTGCGGCGAAGCGTCGCGAAGGGGGTTGGAGCGGATGACGGGAAGGCTTGA
- a CDS encoding PTS sugar transporter subunit IIB — protein MAVVHMRIDNRLIHGQVTTSWVGAVGADRIVVTNDDVAKDPVQKLLLPQAARGVPTSILSVEETLAFAQSPQGQKEKVFVIAKLPSDALRLLEGGLKPGEVNVGNQAPAPGTRFKMVTHSIAVTPEEAEIYRKIAAQGYTLTCRMMPSDRPTDFLELLKRNGL, from the coding sequence GTGGCGGTCGTGCACATGCGGATCGACAACCGGCTGATCCACGGCCAGGTGACGACCAGCTGGGTGGGCGCGGTGGGCGCGGACCGGATCGTGGTCACCAACGACGACGTGGCCAAGGATCCCGTCCAGAAGCTGCTCCTGCCCCAGGCGGCGCGGGGGGTGCCCACGTCCATCCTCTCCGTGGAGGAGACGCTGGCGTTCGCCCAGAGCCCCCAGGGTCAGAAAGAGAAGGTTTTCGTCATCGCCAAGCTTCCTTCGGATGCGCTCAGGCTCCTGGAGGGCGGGCTGAAGCCGGGCGAGGTCAACGTGGGGAACCAGGCGCCCGCGCCGGGCACCAGGTTCAAGATGGTGACCCACTCCATCGCGGTGACTCCCGAGGAAGCCGAGATCTACCGGAAGATCGCGGCGCAGGGCTACACGCTCACCTGCCGGATGATGCCCAGCGACCGCCCCACCGACTTCCTGGAGCTCCTGAAACGGAACGGCCTATGA
- a CDS encoding SIS domain-containing protein: MTGRLDGRGGERFGKELFWRRASEVLERVVATQGEAVRRAAELFAGRIEQDGVIHAFGTGHSRAFAMELANRAGGLVPFDMMSLEQLVLAGWPPERVFDPELERDPEAGRALLALHRLEPHDAFIIASNSGVNPAVVEVALRAKEGGYPLVAVTSLEHTRQVESRHESGKKLVELADVVVDNCGPFGDALLDLPGGGRACSVSSLTGALIAQMLTAEIVGLLLERGQRPPVLISVNVPGGRERNEELRRHYAGRV, from the coding sequence ATGACGGGAAGGCTTGACGGCCGGGGAGGGGAGCGTTTCGGGAAGGAGCTCTTCTGGCGCCGGGCCTCGGAGGTGCTGGAGCGCGTGGTGGCGACGCAGGGCGAGGCGGTCCGCAGGGCGGCGGAGCTCTTCGCCGGCCGCATCGAGCAGGACGGCGTGATCCATGCCTTCGGCACGGGCCACTCCCGCGCCTTCGCCATGGAACTGGCCAACCGGGCAGGCGGGCTCGTCCCCTTCGACATGATGAGCCTCGAGCAGCTGGTGCTGGCGGGCTGGCCTCCCGAGCGCGTCTTCGACCCGGAGCTGGAGCGCGACCCGGAGGCGGGGCGGGCGCTCCTGGCGCTCCACCGGCTGGAGCCCCACGACGCCTTCATCATCGCCTCCAACTCGGGCGTCAACCCGGCCGTCGTCGAGGTGGCGCTGCGGGCGAAGGAGGGCGGTTACCCGCTGGTGGCGGTCACCTCGCTGGAGCACACGCGGCAGGTGGAGTCGCGCCACGAGAGCGGGAAGAAGCTGGTCGAGCTGGCGGACGTGGTGGTGGACAACTGCGGGCCCTTCGGGGACGCGCTTCTGGACCTGCCGGGCGGCGGGCGCGCCTGCTCGGTCTCCTCGCTGACCGGTGCGCTGATCGCCCAGATGCTGACGGCGGAGATCGTGGGGCTGCTCCTCGAACGCGGCCAGCGGCCGCCTGTGCTCATCTCCGTCAACGTGCCCGGCGGGAGGGAGCGGAACGAAGAGCTCCGCCGGCACTACGCGGGGCGAGTCTGA
- a CDS encoding Gfo/Idh/MocA family oxidoreductase → MPPRVLLAGPGSIAERVYLPLLASGGRVERELLWARRPERAEAAARRWGFRRWSAEPIDAALARRWREEGIVAAFVHVATEAHAAVAVPLLEAGLAVYLDKPLAYRLEEAERIVEAARRSGAPLVVGYNRRWAPLVEAARAAVPGPVWVLAEKHRAVPGPFSALHDLWDDFVHPLDLAVQLGADRLGWVQARCDDEGHLLRLVVGLEGEGPASAVVAMVRGAGADSERLELWGAGGRSARVEGLERLELALPGQPGWLRRESGAWESVARRRGFEGAIAHFLGRVAAWRQADDGRSALRTERLADEIRQRVGW, encoded by the coding sequence GTGCCTCCCAGGGTCCTGCTCGCCGGCCCAGGCTCCATCGCGGAGCGGGTCTACCTGCCGCTTCTGGCCTCCGGCGGCCGGGTGGAGCGGGAGCTCCTCTGGGCCCGGCGGCCGGAGCGGGCGGAGGCGGCGGCCCGGCGGTGGGGCTTCCGGCGCTGGAGCGCGGAGCCGATCGACGCCGCGCTGGCGCGCCGCTGGCGCGAGGAAGGGATCGTGGCCGCCTTCGTCCACGTGGCCACCGAGGCGCACGCGGCGGTGGCGGTGCCGCTCCTGGAGGCGGGGCTGGCGGTCTACCTGGACAAGCCGCTGGCCTACCGGCTGGAGGAGGCGGAACGGATCGTGGAGGCGGCGCGCCGCTCCGGGGCGCCGCTGGTGGTGGGGTATAATCGCCGCTGGGCGCCCCTGGTAGAGGCGGCGCGCGCGGCGGTGCCCGGACCGGTCTGGGTGCTGGCGGAGAAGCACCGCGCGGTCCCGGGGCCGTTCAGCGCTCTCCACGACCTGTGGGACGACTTCGTCCATCCCCTCGACTTGGCGGTCCAGCTGGGCGCCGATCGCCTGGGCTGGGTGCAGGCGCGGTGCGACGACGAGGGCCATCTCCTCCGCCTGGTGGTGGGCCTGGAGGGGGAGGGTCCGGCGAGCGCGGTGGTGGCCATGGTCCGCGGCGCCGGAGCCGACAGCGAGCGGCTGGAGTTGTGGGGCGCCGGCGGGCGGAGCGCGCGGGTGGAGGGCCTGGAGCGTCTGGAACTCGCCCTCCCCGGCCAGCCCGGTTGGCTGCGCCGCGAGAGCGGCGCCTGGGAGAGCGTCGCGCGGCGGCGGGGATTCGAGGGGGCGATCGCCCACTTCCTGGGGCGGGTGGCCGCCTGGAGGCAGGCAGACGACGGGCGGTCGGCGTTGCGGACGGAGCGGCTGGCCGACGAGATCCGGCAGAGGGTCGGGTG